Below is a genomic region from Carassius auratus strain Wakin chromosome 2, ASM336829v1, whole genome shotgun sequence.
CAGAACATCTCTACCAAACAGTGGCACCCACAAAAGGTCTCAAAGGCCTACTCAGTGCTATATCCTCTACTGAAAAGAGAACAGTTACAATATTTGCTTTTTACTTCGAAGAAAAAACCAAACAGGCTGCGAACAGGGCGTCTATGACGACTTGTCCCTTTTCTAGCTTGAGAAACATGGCCATGTGACGCTAACCCAAGGCAACCGATCCTATACGTAACAAGATTTCAGAATGAAGCAGTAATCGGGCTTGACGCTCTTCCTCAGAGACAACTTTTTAGTGCTAAGTGTAACGGGAGCTGAGGGACTTTTCGGAGGTACGTTCTGTGGTTTTAAACCGAGTACAGTGGCTGTGGGAAATTGAGTTTCACCAGTTCACATCCCTTTCTGCCGAGCTAACAAGCGTCACAGCTAGCCCCGTTCTCCTCACCCCTACAGTGCCAACTGTGATTCCGATGCTAACGATtccttaaaacaaaaatagagaaagaacaaaaaaaggaAGAGCAAAAACACAGACCAGGCACAAAGAGAGCTGATAAAgcttaaaactattaataaaaaggCAGAACAAGAACAAAAGAAGCCGTTATGCGTTTAAGCTAGAGAATAAAGTAATGAGGAGAGGAGGGAAAAGGGGAAGCACACATTTATAGCGAATGAACTCCCCCGTTAGCAGTAAACTATTCAACATATTTACTGAATAATATTTCAGAGAGCTAAAACTGCTACAGAACAAGTCACAAAATACAGTATTGTTAATAAATGCAGTCTCTATTGCAGCTAATGATACTACATCCTACATCTATAGTCTAACCCCCAACTCCGCTTGATACTGATCGAGCTATAATGTCGCTATGAGCTTCATAATGGTTCGAACTTTAGAGACGTTCCCTGTCCCGTTCTGCGAACTCTTCTTACAAAACAACAGACTGTACATGACAACACCATGATCCATGCCTGTGTCAATCTAATATCCGAGCACATTCTCTAGAAGTGCACTTTCACGCCGTTCGCATCAtccttcattcatttttttatttatttattttttattctgaacACAGCGACAGGAATCCCTCTGAGAAAATGAATCCAGACTtggaataaaaacacaaaaccagtccttcttgctttttttttgtccCTCGTATTACCACATCTGCCGTCAATAAACATCCCTTTCTGACACGCACACACCCAACTCCTTAACGTACGGCGAGCCGGTCACAGAGAGAGATTTAAGCAGGGGGCATGAGGGTGTCTAGTCCAGAGTCTTAAGTCCAGATGAGACAGGAGAATGACCTTTGACCCCCCCCCCAGAGGAAGAGAGGTGTTGCAATCAGAGAGAGTTTGTCCCCCTCAGAGTCAGTGTTCTGCAGCGGCTACGTGCGGAGCAGCGTGACGGGTCAGGTGCTTGCACGCCCTcacagggagagagacagagtgagtgagagagatagaggagaggagagggctGCACGTCCCTCGTCGGTCAGGCGAGCGGTTCGTTTTGAGCCTGTCGCTTCACATCGTTTGCCGTCTCCAGCTTCTGCGCGCAGGTAATGCCGGAAATTTCCGATTGGAGCTTGTGGTGTTTCACCTCTTTTGTTGAATCATGTTTCACACATGTGCGTCTTCCTGTGGACTCTCAGTGTGGCGGGTTCATGTTGCCATGACCGCGCTGCTGCTTCTGTTTCTGCTGCATCAGGAGCTGCTCCAGAGCAGACGGACCGGGCTGCATCATAGAGCTCGACCAGATTGACTACACAAAAAGGGATAGAAGAAAGGGAATATGGAGGCTAATTAAGACTAaagtaaaatgataaaatatataacaactcTGTTGTTGGCCAGTGAATGTGTAGAAAACAGTACACACTAAATATTAGACAGAACATCCCATGCTACCTTGAAACTGTCAAGGAGGACAGTGGAGGAGTCCTCCATTGGCATGTCCTGGGCTGCCCAGCTGCTGGTTTGCGCCCCCTGGTGCCAGCTGTTGGTATCTGTCACAGAGGAGGACGAGGCAGAAGGCAGGTAGTCCAACCCAAAGCCGCTCACACCTGAAAGACAGtatatgattaacagtttattaaCTACTACTTATGGTCAATCAGGCCATTTCATTTTAAGAATGTAAATAATACAAGCATAACAACTGctattaaatgtatattcattctacataacatttactaaaacatacaaataatttaaaatgaaacaaagttggtgtggggggggggtgggttGAACTTGTAAAATGAACAGACTTTCTACTTCTTTATTCTATAATCATGTTGTAGTATAAAGAAAGTAAATACCATAGCCTACAGTGCAGTCTGACACTGGTCAGTGGTAATAAAGATGACTAAAAGAAGAGACACATAAACCAAAGGAGCACACTCTCTGCATGGGAATAACCAATATTACCAGTTTTCTCAGCCTTCCAGCGATCGGTACCACGGCGGTCTCTGCTGTCTGGCGTCCCAATGGGGCCAAAGTTGGAAAAGGGCAGAGAGCCATGGCTGTGGGTGGGAGGGGAGGAAGGCAGGCTGCTTGGGTTGGAAGAGTGAGGGGACTGACTGGCTGGTGTAGAATGATCTAGAACAACAAAAGATAGGAACAAATCATTAACAAACTGATCCCCTGTACAATCTAAAATTACGGCTATGAACAAAATTAAACATCGTTAAATGATTTCTATAATTGATCCTATTCTACAGTAGATCAAAATTACAACATGGTACCTGAGCTAGCAGGAATGGAAGGGGACCATGGATTTCCTTCAAATAGGGAGTAGAGTGAAGGCTCCTGGTGCATCATGGGTATGTCCGGCTTAGACACAGGAGCCATATTTTTACCATAGGCTTCGCTAAAAATGCTGTTCTGGTAGGAGTTCTcctgtaaacaacaacaaaagctatttaatcaatattttattttctttttgcctTTTTGCGACTAGCTTTGATAGATATACCGGAGATAGGTCAGAAAACGGGGAGAATACTATCTGGAAAATATTGGGTTATTgcacttcataattttttattaaaaaagattttGTATTTTCATTACCAGTCAAAGCATGTTTGGAAAGTAAGAATATAGCAACACCCAGcccaaaaaaagcacaaaaactgGTTATGTTTAGAATGAAAACACTGCCACCTGGTgatttttgatttaaaatgcaagaCTAAAGTGATTGTTTGAGAAAGAGAAAAGCAGTTTTAGGCTACCTGAATGGAAAATCGGGGGAGAAGAGAGGATTGACCAATCACATCAGCTCCACTGTCTAGTCGGGACTGATTTGGCAGCTACAGATAGAGAGAAGCAAAAAAGATGAGAACTCCGCAATAGACATGCAAGTTCCAACACCGATCAATCATTTCCAACAGACCACAGtagtaggaaaaaatatatatttccagaaagccaaacattatttataacaaataatttgtataaaattattaataaacaaaaataaattataccaatacattaatttaaatctGAATAGCCTTCTTCAATATGGTTTTAAAAGTATTCCAGGATGTGCCTCGAAGTTACATGTGTCCCATACATTTATAATTCCTTAGTTtcaattacttttattatttgtgtattccAATATGTGGAAAACGGTAATAACAATTTAGTAGTTATTACCAAACTGCTATTGGACACAGGaaacagattttttgttttgtccaCAGAAGCATATATGTAATTTCTATATCCACTCCAGCCTGACGACATGATAGGAGGAGAACTACATACAAACATGTTCCTTCCAGGAGCAGAATTAAGAGGGCCAGCCAAGGCCTGGTAGAAATCATGAGGTTTAGTAAAGAgcagctcctcctcctcctcaaagTCCGCCAGAGTCTTTAACAGGTCTGGGGGCAGAAGAGGGGAGCTCTTGTTGTCCTAGTGAAAGACGAGGCACAAAGGGGAAGGAAGGAGAgacagagggagggagggaaaggGATGAGAGAAACAGGATGTAAGAAAAAAGGAAGCAGCCTGTCATAGCTGAGAAAAACAGCAGCCTGTGAAGATTAGTGCGATTCTCAACCTGATTTCTGTTTGCGACCTGTGATAAAGCTGTTTGACTTACTCAAAAGTCAAATAGTCTTTCAAACAACACAGAAACGCATCTCAGAATGCTTCAGAGCAGTTAAACAGCTAGAGGTGGAAACGTGAAAGAAGAGATGAAAAATTAGAAAGCATGCGCGGAGATCAAGTTTCAATAAAACAAAGTATGGCTGTAAATGATCCCCAGCTAAAGCCGGAAAACTATGATAATCATAGTCATAACAGATATTGTACAGATGCTAAGCCCGTAGAAACAAAAGGGCAAGTGGAAGCAAGTGACTGAGAATAAGGACTGAAGCTGTGTTCGGAAAGGAATGCTTGCTTACTACTTAGGGAACACTGCGCCAAGCAGTACactattaataaataacatgaaCACATTATGAAAACGTTTAAAGCATTTATGAACTATATTGCATGTTTAACCTCATGTTGTCCTTTTTAAATTCATGAATGATGAAAGTTATTAATTtggaaatcaaatatttaaaatccaAATCTGTTTAAAACGTCTTGCCACTTGGccgtctgaaataaaatattgcatttaattacattatgcaattagtttccacaaaaatattaggcagcacataATGGTAAGAAATATTtctggagcagcaaatcagcgtattagaatgatttctgaaggatagcgagacgctgaagactggagtaaatggCAGTTGGAAATCTTTGccatcaataaattacatttgaaaatatatcaaaatgtcataagCGAACCTTCCGGTGAAAAAACAGCCGACTTCTCTCAGGTGATGTATACAGGACTTAAATCATTGAAACCCTGCCTTTTGCATGATCATTTTGCACCATTTGTGAGTGCAATGGCCACATCTCAAAATACAATCCACAGCCCAAAGAACAATCCATTTTACAATCCAAAGAACCATGTtcccatttattttctttatgatgATGCGTTACTCTCAGATGTGCGTCACAACACAGAAGAAATTATCTGTCACTACTTCCGTTTTCACAATATGATTGTTTTTGTACACACAGTATGCATACTAAATATTGAGTAATAGGATATAATGCTATTATCAAATCATGTtaatattaccgtatttttcggactctAAGtagaagtcgcatcagtccaaaaatacgtcatgacaaggaaaaaaaacaaaagttgcactggactataagtcgcatttgtttagaaccaagaaccaagagaaaacattaccgactATAGCCACAAGAGGGAGCTCTATGTTGTTCAGTATAGACTAcaagagcagtgagcagcatagagcgcactctcgaggctgtagacggtaatgttttctcttggttcatgtcaaattaattttgaaaataagtcgcacctgactataagtcgcaggaccagccaaattaagaaaaaaagtgtgacttatagtccggaaaatacggtatgttaaGCCTGTCTGTAACATAACTACGTTTGTCTAAACAGAAGACAAAGAATGCTAACTTCATATGGAGGGCCTCTGGGCATGTTCTCCTGGTCAGCGCAGAAGACTCCAGGCTGACGTTTGCTCATCCTGTCCCCCATTCCACTCCTGCCCTCTCCTCCCATATGGTAAGAAGGCTCCCAGTAGAAATCTTGCATTTTGACCTCTGGAAACTTCATCTTCTTGTCCATGCTGGGCTGAGGCGGCTGCATGCTCATGGGGTGCTCAAAGAGTTTCATTGGGTCCTGGCTGGGCATGAAGAAAGGCTGTTTGACTGGAATCTGCATGGGCATCTTCTGCATGGTGGGCTGAGTTTGGTGCTGGTTCCACATTTGACCAGGCTGTTCAGGCACCTGCATGTAAGACTgcaagaacaaaataaaattagaGAAAATAGAGACATTACCCAACAAGGTCAGTAACATGCATGTTTCTAAGTAGTTGCCATGGTAATCGGACTTGTCATAGAAACAGCAGAGCAGATATTGAACCTCAGCACCACGAGAGCCAATGAAATGGGCATAATAAGCCAAACAAAAGCGTCACGTTACCTGTTGCATGCTGTGATGATGTGGTGGACTTTTTCCAAGCTGGGAGCTCTGCTTTGTGGgcgactgctgctgctgctgctgctgttgttgtacTTGAAGCTGTACAGATTGTTGCAAGGCCTGCTGGGATTGCTGTGTAGGGGAAGGCTGTGGAGGGCCTTGGTTTAGGGCTCCAGGACCCGAAGGTCTCTGCTGGCTGTAGGGAATGTGTGAGGGTTTGCCCGTCTGGACCGGATTGGCAGATTGAGGGTGGGAAgcagtctggaggaagggtgcaGGCACGGATACACCTGTTGGGAAGGTAAACCCTGGGCTCAGGGAGAATGCCACAGGAGGAGGGATCACATATGCTGGTGGGGGGAAacctgaagaagaagaaaaaaaaaaaggaagtgagGAAGTGAACAGCCCATGTGTTAATAATGTTCAGGTGTGGAATGTAGGAAGTGTGTGAGGGTACCTGGTCTGCTGGGCAGAGGGGGGAAAGCTCCTGGGTGATGGATGGGGATAAACTGTGAAGAGCATGTTGTTTGAGTCTGTGTAACTGGAGTCTTCCTCGCCTCAGACACTGGAGTCTTCCTCATCTCAGTCTGAGTCTTCACCTTGCAGCAAATCAAAGCGGAGATCAGGAGGTGTTGACACATTTGAAAAAGAATTACAACAAAATAAGGCTCTCTCTTACCTGTTTCCCAACCTCTGTTGTTTTATCATGACTGTTTTTCTTCACCTCGCTCTTTCTCTTGCCCTCTTTCTTCTGCTCGTTCTTCCCTTGTATTCCATTTCCTTTATTAAATCCAGCTCTGTCCTTCCCTGCATCCCTCTGGTTCTGGATCGGTTCTCTACTCTGCTCTCGAGGTTTGATGTTCTCTTTGAAGGTGACCACAGGTCTCTCACTGCCATCCAGCCCACTGTTCTGATTCTTTCCCGCCGAGAGGACCGACTTCAGGCCCTGGGTGCTGTCGTTCGGGGTCTGCTCACCATTAGAGGACTCCTGGAGGACAGGTGAGTCTTTTTCCTGTGGCTCTTCCACTACCATCTCAGGGATATCAGTGATGAAGAGCAGAAGGCCATCACTTATGCGACACTGGATCAACCTGTTGATGCCAAAAGTAAAAATTAcgtttttgcacacacacacaaggaaatgCAACAAATCAAAAAAGGGGatcaaatgcaaataaaagcaaagaaaaattaaaatgacagacGTCAAGAAAGTCCTAGAAAGCCATAGAAATGATGAATAGAAAATGAAACAACAGCTTACCGTGGTTGGTTGTCAGCCACCCACTTGCCTACGCTGATGAGTCTCTGGTGTCGGGAATGAATTAACAGGCTCTCTTTGCCAACCACGATACTCTGATGCCCTTTAGAGAAGTCCAGCATTCTGAAACCATTAAATAAGAGCCTTAAGAGAACAAATACAGCTAAAATAGTTATGTGTGTGAAATAAGGAGTTAAAACAAGAACAGCGATCAATTAATCATGAAGAATTACCGCAGAGCAGGCCGAAGGGCTAGAAAGCCCTGCAGTTCAAACTCCTCGGGAAGTGGAATCACTGTGAAACAAACAATCATGGCtattaacaaaaagaaaagaaacgttCATGAGGAAATTCCAGCGTGTGATGCAGTGCTCACTACCTGACACATTTGACACATCCTCCTCCTTAGGCTGAAAGCTGTTCAGAATGGACACCAGCCATGGCCAGATGCTGTGAGATGCCAAAGATGTGTCATCTTAACAGTATTCAATACCTCAAAATCTTCGCTCAAGCAGaatcattttaaaaagacaaaaacagacattccgtGCAATGGATGGTGGGTATTGTTCCTGGGATTATGCAAGTTGTGGATTAAAGAGACCCGGGCTATTTAGAAACTACCTCAAGTTCCCCATCAAATATAAACACATTCAAATGCTAAATCAACGTTCTTCGGTTTTGAAATAGTGTTCAGTACTATGGTCACAGGAGAAAAAGAAGCCTTTCTTACTACTGTTGTTTGTCCAGAGCACTTTCATTAAACACACTGGGTCGAAGCCTCAGCCAGTCCAGAGACACTTTGATGGCAGGAAGAGGGCACTCCCCCATGATCTCCTCTCGGTTCTTATTGAGTAAAGCTCGGCTTAGCATCACACCCAGGAAAGACACTAGGGAAAGACATTAACATTATAGCATTGCACCAACTAGAGTTACAAGTTTTATTTGCAGAATCGATCaccacattttaaacattttgcacaatgacattatataattaaattttcttCAATGGTCCCAATAATAATCAATCATGGGTAGTCAGTTTTCAACATTTCAcactatatttctatatttattagaTCAATAAACCAGCGAAACAACCAAAAACATTTAGAGCTAAAAGTGGTATAACATTAGCGTAATACGATTATTTTTTATCACtcattcatcaaggatgcattacatttcaaAAGTCAAAGTAATGCCATTTAttacattacaaaagatttacataaaaaatattaagcggcacaactgtttctgacactgataatattaagaaatgtttcttgagcaccaagccagcatattagaatgatttctgaaggatcatgtgacactgaagaatgaagtaacagctgctgaaaattcagctttgcatcacag
It encodes:
- the LOC113119012 gene encoding protein SMG7-like isoform X5, yielding MNLCAQYLRQAEALKADMTDSKLGAAEVWTSRQALQDLYQKMLVTDLEYALDKKVEQDLWNHAFKNQITTLQSQAKNRANPNRSEVQANLSLFLEAASGFYTQLLQELCTVFNVDLPCRVKSSQLGIISNKQSSTSAIVKPQPSSCSYICQHCLVHLGDIARYRNQTSQAESYYRHAAQLVPSNGQPYNQLAILASSKGDHLTTIFYYCRSIAVKFPFPAASTNLQKALSKALESRDEVKTKWSVSDFIKAFIKFHGHVYLCKSLDKLNTLREKLEEQFQRLILQKAFSSQQLVHITVINLFELHHLRDFSNEADEHSYSSDEQISWIQLLGLFMSFLGVMLSRALLNKNREEIMGECPLPAIKVSLDWLRLRPSVFNESALDKQQYIWPWLVSILNSFQPKEEDVSNVSVIPLPEEFELQGFLALRPALRMLDFSKGHQSIVVGKESLLIHSRHQRLISVGKWVADNQPRLIQCRISDGLLLFITDIPEMVVEEPQEKDSPVLQESSNGEQTPNDSTQGLKSVLSAGKNQNSGLDGSERPVVTFKENIKPREQSREPIQNQRDAGKDRAGFNKGNGIQGKNEQKKEGKRKSEVKKNSHDKTTEVGKQVKTQTEMRKTPVSEARKTPVTQTQTTCSSQFIPIHHPGAFPPLPSRPGFPPPAYVIPPPVAFSLSPGFTFPTGVSVPAPFLQTASHPQSANPVQTGKPSHIPYSQQRPSGPGALNQGPPQPSPTQQSQQALQQSVQLQVQQQQQQQQQSPTKQSSQLGKSPPHHHSMQQSYMQVPEQPGQMWNQHQTQPTMQKMPMQIPVKQPFFMPSQDPMKLFEHPMSMQPPQPSMDKKMKFPEVKMQDFYWEPSYHMGGEGRSGMGDRMSKRQPGVFCADQENMPRGPPYELPNQSRLDSGADVIGQSSLLPRFSIQNSYQNSIFSEAYGKNMAPVSKPDIPMMHQEPSLYSLFEGNPWSPSIPASSDHSTPASQSPHSSNPSSLPSSPPTHSHGSLPFSNFGPIGTPDSRDRRGTDRWKAEKTGVSGFGLDYLPSASSSSVTDTNSWHQGAQTSSWAAQDMPMEDSSTVLLDSFKSIWSSSMMQPGPSALEQLLMQQKQKQQRGHGNMNPPH
- the LOC113119012 gene encoding protein SMG7-like isoform X3, which codes for MNLCAQYLRQAEALKADMTDSKLGAAEVWTSRQALQDLYQKMLVTDLEYALDKKVEQDLWNHAFKNQITTLQSQAKNRANPNRSEVQANLSLFLEAASGFYTQLLQELCTVFNVDLPCRVKSSQLGIISNKQSSTSAIVKPQPSSCSYICQHCLVHLGDIARYRNQTSQAESYYRHAAQLVPSNGQPYNQLAILASSKGDHLTTIFYYCRSIAVKFPFPAASTNLQKALSKALESRDEVKTKWSVSDFIKAFIKFHGHVYLCKSLDKLNTLREKLEEQFQRLILQKAFSSQQLVHITVINLFELHHLRDFSNEADEHSYSSDEQISWIQLLGLFMSFLGVMLSRALLNKNREEIMGECPLPAIKVSLDWLRLRPSVFNESALDKQQYIWPWLVSILNSFQPKEEDVSNVSVIPLPEEFELQGFLALRPALRMLDFSKGHQSIVVGKESLLIHSRHQRLISVGKWVADNQPRLIQCRISDGLLLFITDIPEMVVEEPQEKDSPVLQESSNGEQTPNDSTQGLKSVLSAGKNQNSGLDGSERPVVTFKENIKPREQSREPIQNQRDAGKDRAGFNKGNGIQGKNEQKKEGKRKSEVKKNSHDKTTEVGKQTQTEMRKTPVSEARKTPVTQTQTTCSSQFIPIHHPGAFPPLPSRPGFPPPAYVIPPPVAFSLSPGFTFPTGVSVPAPFLQTASHPQSANPVQTGKPSHIPYSQQRPSGPGALNQGPPQPSPTQQSQQALQQSVQLQVQQQQQQQQQSPTKQSSQLGKSPPHHHSMQQSYMQVPEQPGQMWNQHQTQPTMQKMPMQIPVKQPFFMPSQDPMKLFEHPMSMQPPQPSMDKKMKFPEVKMQDFYWEPSYHMGGEGRSGMGDRMSKRQPGVFCADQENMPRGPPYEDNKSSPLLPPDLLKTLADFEEEEELLFTKPHDFYQALAGPLNSAPGRNMFLPNQSRLDSGADVIGQSSLLPRFSIQENSYQNSIFSEAYGKNMAPVSKPDIPMMHQEPSLYSLFEGNPWSPSIPASSDHSTPASQSPHSSNPSSLPSSPPTHSHGSLPFSNFGPIGTPDSRDRRGTDRWKAEKTGVSGFGLDYLPSASSSSVTDTNSWHQGAQTSSWAAQDMPMEDSSTVLLDSFKSIWSSSMMQPGPSALEQLLMQQKQKQQRGHGNMNPPH
- the LOC113119012 gene encoding protein SMG7-like isoform X1 yields the protein MNLCAQYLRQAEALKADMTDSKLGAAEVWTSRQALQDLYQKMLVTDLEYALDKKVEQDLWNHAFKNQITTLQSQAKNRANPNRSEVQANLSLFLEAASGFYTQLLQELCTVFNVDLPCRVKSSQLGIISNKQSSTSAIVKPQPSSCSYICQHCLVHLGDIARYRNQTSQAESYYRHAAQLVPSNGQPYNQLAILASSKGDHLTTIFYYCRSIAVKFPFPAASTNLQKALSKALESRDEVKTKWSVSDFIKAFIKFHGHVYLCKSLDKLNTLREKLEEQFQRLILQKAFSSQQLVHITVINLFELHHLRDFSNEADEHSYSSDEQISWIQLLGLFMSFLGVMLSRALLNKNREEIMGECPLPAIKVSLDWLRLRPSVFNESALDKQQYIWPWLVSILNSFQPKEEDVSNVSVIPLPEEFELQGFLALRPALRMLDFSKGHQSIVVGKESLLIHSRHQRLISVGKWVADNQPRLIQCRISDGLLLFITDIPEMVVEEPQEKDSPVLQESSNGEQTPNDSTQGLKSVLSAGKNQNSGLDGSERPVVTFKENIKPREQSREPIQNQRDAGKDRAGFNKGNGIQGKNEQKKEGKRKSEVKKNSHDKTTEVGKQVKTQTEMRKTPVSEARKTPVTQTQTTCSSQFIPIHHPGAFPPLPSRPGFPPPAYVIPPPVAFSLSPGFTFPTGVSVPAPFLQTASHPQSANPVQTGKPSHIPYSQQRPSGPGALNQGPPQPSPTQQSQQALQQSVQLQVQQQQQQQQQSPTKQSSQLGKSPPHHHSMQQSYMQVPEQPGQMWNQHQTQPTMQKMPMQIPVKQPFFMPSQDPMKLFEHPMSMQPPQPSMDKKMKFPEVKMQDFYWEPSYHMGGEGRSGMGDRMSKRQPGVFCADQENMPRGPPYEDNKSSPLLPPDLLKTLADFEEEEELLFTKPHDFYQALAGPLNSAPGRNMFLPNQSRLDSGADVIGQSSLLPRFSIQENSYQNSIFSEAYGKNMAPVSKPDIPMMHQEPSLYSLFEGNPWSPSIPASSDHSTPASQSPHSSNPSSLPSSPPTHSHGSLPFSNFGPIGTPDSRDRRGTDRWKAEKTGVSGFGLDYLPSASSSSVTDTNSWHQGAQTSSWAAQDMPMEDSSTVLLDSFKSIWSSSMMQPGPSALEQLLMQQKQKQQRGHGNMNPPH
- the LOC113119012 gene encoding protein SMG7-like isoform X2; amino-acid sequence: MNLCAQYLRQAEALKADMTDSKLGAAEVWTSRQALQDLYQKMLVTDLEYALDKKVEQDLWNHAFKNQITTLQSQAKNRANPNRSEVQANLSLFLEAASGFYTQLLQELCTVFNVDLPCRVKSSQLGIISNKQSSTSAIVKPQPSSCSYICQHCLVHLGDIARYRNQTSQAESYYRHAAQLVPSNGQPYNQLAILASSKGDHLTTIFYYCRSIAVKFPFPAASTNLQKALSKALESRDEVKTKWSVSDFIKAFIKFHGHVYLCKSLDKLNTLREKLEEQFQRLILQKAFSSQQLVHITVINLFELHHLRDFSNEADEHSYSSDEQISWIQLLGLFMSFLGVMLSRALLNKNREEIMGECPLPAIKVSLDWLRLRPSVFNESALDKQQYIWPWLVSILNSFQPKEEDVSNVSVIPLPEEFELQGFLALRPALRMLDFSKGHQSIVVGKESLLIHSRHQRLISVGKWVADNQPRLIQCRISDGLLLFITDIPEMVVEEPQEKDSPVLQESSNGEQTPNDSTQGLKSVLSAGKNQNSGLDGSERPVVTFKENIKPREQSREPIQNQRDAGKDRAGFNKGNGIQGKNEQKKEGKRKSEVKKNSHDKTTEVGKQVKTQTEMRKTPVSEARKTPVTQTQTTCSSQFIPIHHPGAFPPLPSRPGFPPPAYVIPPPVAFSLSPGFTFPTGVSVPAPFLQTASHPQSANPVQTGKPSHIPYSQQRPSGPGALNQGPPQPSPTQQSQQALQQSVQLQVQQQQQQQQQSPTKQSSQLGKSPPHHHSMQQSYMQVPEQPGQMWNQHQTQPTMQKMPMQIPVKQPFFMPSQDPMKLFEHPMSMQPPQPSMDKKMKFPEVKMQDFYWEPSYHMGGEGRSGMGDRMSKRQPGVFCADQENMPRGPPYEDNKSSPLLPPDLLKTLADFEEEEELLFTKPHDFYQALAGPLNSAPGRNMFLPNQSRLDSGADVIGQSSLLPRFSIQNSYQNSIFSEAYGKNMAPVSKPDIPMMHQEPSLYSLFEGNPWSPSIPASSDHSTPASQSPHSSNPSSLPSSPPTHSHGSLPFSNFGPIGTPDSRDRRGTDRWKAEKTGVSGFGLDYLPSASSSSVTDTNSWHQGAQTSSWAAQDMPMEDSSTVLLDSFKSIWSSSMMQPGPSALEQLLMQQKQKQQRGHGNMNPPH
- the LOC113119012 gene encoding protein SMG7-like isoform X4, encoding MNLCAQYLRQAEALKADMTDSKLGAAEVWTSRQALQDLYQKMLVTDLEYALDKKVEQDLWNHAFKNQITTLQSQAKNRANPNRSEVQANLSLFLEAASGFYTQLLQELCTVFNVDLPCRVKSSQLGIISNKQSSTSAIVKPQPSSCSYICQHCLVHLGDIARYRNQTSQAESYYRHAAQLVPSNGQPYNQLAILASSKGDHLTTIFYYCRSIAVKFPFPAASTNLQKALSKALESRDEVKTKWSVSDFIKAFIKFHGHVYLCKSLDKLNTLREKLEEQFQRLILQKAFSSQQLVHITVINLFELHHLRDFSNEADEHSYSSDEQISWIQLLGLFMSFLGVMLSRALLNKNREEIMGECPLPAIKVSLDWLRLRPSVFNESALDKQQYIWPWLVSILNSFQPKEEDVSNVSVIPLPEEFELQGFLALRPALRMLDFSKGHQSIVVGKESLLIHSRHQRLISVGKWVADNQPRLIQCRISDGLLLFITDIPEMVVEEPQEKDSPVLQESSNGEQTPNDSTQGLKSVLSAGKNQNSGLDGSERPVVTFKENIKPREQSREPIQNQRDAGKDRAGFNKGNGIQGKNEQKKEGKRKSEVKKNSHDKTTEVGKQVKTQTEMRKTPVSEARKTPVTQTQTTCSSQFIPIHHPGAFPPLPSRPGFPPPAYVIPPPVAFSLSPGFTFPTGVSVPAPFLQTASHPQSANPVQTGKPSHIPYSQQRPSGPGALNQGPPQPSPTQQSQQALQQSVQLQVQQQQQQQQQSPTKQSSQLGKSPPHHHSMQQSYMQVPEQPGQMWNQHQTQPTMQKMPMQIPVKQPFFMPSQDPMKLFEHPMSMQPPQPSMDKKMKFPEVKMQDFYWEPSYHMGGEGRSGMGDRMSKRQPGVFCADQENMPRGPPYELPNQSRLDSGADVIGQSSLLPRFSIQENSYQNSIFSEAYGKNMAPVSKPDIPMMHQEPSLYSLFEGNPWSPSIPASSDHSTPASQSPHSSNPSSLPSSPPTHSHGSLPFSNFGPIGTPDSRDRRGTDRWKAEKTGVSGFGLDYLPSASSSSVTDTNSWHQGAQTSSWAAQDMPMEDSSTVLLDSFKSIWSSSMMQPGPSALEQLLMQQKQKQQRGHGNMNPPH